TAATTCCAAAATGGATTTCTTGCTCCAAAATACTATATTATCATATTGCATATGAGGTTCGGACTGTGGAGAGAATACAGTAATGTTTGCGATGTGCTATATTTCAGAACAAGAGTGGCACAGAGTTTAAGCGATAAGCAGGaggaattaaaaaacaaaacatgacttAATGATATAGTACATTTACCAGCATCCTTATTTCCTTCAGCCCATCGTCGTCACCcgcataaaattttaattttgtactaTGAACCTTGAATACGCTACAGCGTGTGCAGTTCATCTTACTGAGCAACACTTGCATAAAGACCAAAATTACACATTCGGAAATCTGTACGCACGTTAACACCTATGAGAATGAGCAAGCCGAGATGTtggtaaatgtgtgtaaaatgcaaTCATTTCAGCTTTACTGCGGATCAAAGCAGTCAACGGCACACCTACTGGCTATAAAGTGTTTGGGGAATGATGCCTAGGATTAGAGGAACTGGTGTATTTTTCTGACAAGTTCCCTCCAAGGCTGGGACTTCAACTGCCACGAGGGCCATTTTTCCAAAGTGGACTCCACTTTCATCCTCTCCGATGCTTCTGAAGTGTAATAAGTGCACAGAACTGACATCATTCATTCTCTCTCATCCTGTCTCAGGGTGCCAGGGCATTGCTGTAAGGAGCTGCATCCTTCAGAAGGCAGTCGCTAACCCCTAGGTGCCCGATGCTCTACCCGGAACGGCCGCCAGGTGGTGTGACGACCGGGACGTGGCCGCAAGCGGAAAGCCAGGACCTCTGAAGAAGCACCAAGACTACGCCCAGGCTCAAAATCATGCTGGCAAGACAAGGCAAGAGTTCAGTAGCTGGCAGGCGGATGTAAACTCAGCAGCATAAGCAAACTGCCAGGGATGGGCAGGCGATTCATTGAACAGTGAGATATACAGAGTAAAAGCGAGAAAGAGAAGTCTTATCCACTTCCTGCAGTTCGTAGGGAACTCTGAATGAGCCTCAGCTGCATATCAGCTGCATTTGATATCTCACTCGCTCATGGAGACCGAGCAACAGACGCCACATCCAGGGCAGCCGGGAGAGCACATTACGACCAACCTTCAGAACAGGCCGCTGAGGTGTCCAGACCTCCCCAAGGAGTTCTGATTGATAGCTGAATGATTGGCTGATCTTTCGCCGTGTTCTTCAACATGATACAGAAGCCACCTACACAGCACTGAAGCACAGCGCACTATCTAACAcatgaaaataagaaatattacaCCTCATAATGGGTGGCAGCATGGCTCACAGCACCAAGGCTGTCCATGtgggcatgggttcaaatccatctcGGTCTATGTGGATTTTGCTTATTCTCACAGGCCAaatggtgactctgaatttccCATAAAGTGTGTGAGTGGGTTTCGGTGCTCTGTGCATAAATGCCTCAGTGATTGTAGGATATGTAATGTGTCCAGCATTtaaagtcaccttgggtaaaagtgccagctaaatgctAGTTAATAACCATTGCACATTGCTTTGCAGAGAAGCgtctgccgaatgaataaatataaaccttTTTGGTTCCAAGAGTGAAAAGTATTGTCTTGAGAGTGGGTAAAAGCCAAATGTATGCTCATAATTTAAACACTTTGCCACGAGTATGTGCACTGCATGGTATATTAGTTTTCTTGCTCATTTCATGCTATTCGATACTGGAAAATAAGTGGGCTTCTATCTCATCAAATATTGTTTTGGGGAGACAGTACTGAACATATAATAGGTACTCCCTCTTGTTGGTTTTCAACTGCCACAAAActcctgaaaataaatttccaCATTCAAGggaaaaaagtttcagattTGCATATCTTGCAGACCAGTGTTCTAACTGCATCACTGATGGCAGCAGGTGATGGATGTAATACTGACTGCTATGGAAGTGGGCGTAttgtttcactgctgttttttggGGAGTATTTGGAAGAAAAGCATAGCCATCATGGGAGCGAAGCCACAGCCAAGGTAAAAGGCGTACACCAAGGGCTGCTTCTGAAGCTCtttcagaaaaagcaaaattctgcatttctcaGACTTTTTCCAAGCCATCTGTACTAAAGAAACTACTTAATTAGCTGCAATTTCTACTACAGATGTTTACCAGCATGTAAAACCTCTCTAGAGAACTGACACTAACTTCTGTGTTACAGAAATGTTGTATGTTTATGTTCCGGTCACAGTTGTAATCACTGCTGTAATCACTACAATAGTAACTTATTACCTAATGAATCAATTCAAATGTTTATTcaataatttttacagaaaatgtaGCCTGTTCAGTGACTGTAACAAATTACTGGAAGTAAATATACGCATAATGTGACATATtattgcaaataaatataaaaataaaccgGAACTGAGTGGCATGGTGGAGAAGAAGGTAGCATAGTAGCCTCATAGGATCTGGGTAGCTAGATTTTGGTTCAGATTCAGCTGTCTGTgtgaatgttctccctgcacggatttcctcccgcagtccaaagacatgcatttcaggtgaattggcgaCTCCAAATTGTTCCTagtgtgtgcatgagtgtgtccagcaatggactggtatccatAATGTACACACAGCGTCCTAAATATATTTATCACTGTAAATATCATCTGCAATGTTgactctggttacagcttaCAAAAGTGTCCCTGCACCCCATCCAGAATGTAACACACCTGCACCTCTAGCTATTTTCTCGTCATCCTCGTAAAGGAATGAAAATCTAACAGCCTGTCGGTTCAGTCTTGATTCCAGTGTGGtagaatgaactccctctgtttctcagaactgctgaattgcTTCCAGCactcaagaaaggtctcaaaattTGTCTCTTATCCACTCATTTCCCTCCCAAGCTCCTTACAGGTTTGAAGGTTAGTCTTCCATGTCCTGTTGCTTTTCATCTACCTGTTCACATATCAGTTCCATAGGTGGCTATTGGAACATGTGCACTTCAGTGTGGTATCAAACAAATGAGCTGTGATTCAATTCTTTCATGCGGTCCAGtcacgtttacatgtattttagcAATCTGGCAGTTGTGGgatttgcttttttattctaagttgcacatgtttttggagtAAACTGCCAGTTGCACTTCTCTTCCTATATTGATAGTAAGAAGCTGaaatttacaatttttcgaGTGTCCTTCTGGCCACCTTAGAGAACTGTGAAAGGCTCTTGTAAGCATCCCAGAAAGAGGTgaatgtatattatttttaatgaacctTAAAGTGTTCATAATTGATTGGGTTAGAGTTTTATTGCCTTTCACTTTATTCATGGTGGGTATCAGAGGAAAATAAGCTCAGAGTGTTTCCACTGTGCATCAACTTCTCGAGAAATAATCCTGAGATTtaagaggaggaagagctgtGTGTTCTTGGGGTTCTTGTTCAtagctttaatttttatgttctcTATTTTACTAGTCATATTTATGCTAAAATTTTCAGTCTGCAATTATCTTACAAAATTTTGACCGCATCCAAAGAATTTACCGCATCCATAGTCTAATGTAATTTCATAGGACATTTCCAAGGAACATCTCAGTTGTGCTCTAATTGTATGGCCTGTCCTGAAATCTTCATTCACCTTTTTGGTAAATGAAACAAGATACATGCTCAACAGAACAGGTTCATTCATCTATTCAAAAGATCATTAGCAATAGATTTGATTTGTCCATTTCTatgtatttagtttttaaaCACTTGTCAAGAAAATACATCTTTTTGCTGTGGTGTCCCCTAGCAGTTGACCGCCACTAGATAAGTTAACATTTGACCTGAATCAAAATGGTAATGAATTTTGGAAGCCCTGGCTACTGCTTTGGAACTTTTAAACAGTGTCACATGGTCACGTTAGTTTACCATTGTAAGTGTTGGCCCTTGTGCTGCATTTACCACATTCTCAACGTTTTTGTATTTTCTCGATACATCGATTATGTCTCTTTGCTGTGGTCACCCAGTTCTACTGTGGtgttacataaataatttttagcaTTTCAGAAAACGCTACATGACTATATGTAAGACGTGGAGCCAGGATATTAACATCTGTGTACAAGAGCAGTGTTTTATTCTTCCATCTCTCTTcaataaagacagaaaattcCAGTTCTAAAGTGACTAATAAACTCAGAACACTGCACTTATGCACTCACATTGTGTGGGCTAGTTTTTCTTCTGGTGCACTCTCAAAACtggcacctgctgcaacagcataTACCAAATCCCTGGCTGTGTGAATGAGGCTTTCATGTCAGCAATGACACTATGGACTATCTCTTCTGGATTCAGATCCACAGGGATTTTCCCTTACAACAGAGATATTTTTGTGATGCAGAGTTTGAACCATCCATGGTGTCAGACAGGCCAAACCCTGAGCTGCAGTATCATCAAAGAACAAGGAAAGCTCAAGAGGAAACCAAAGACGAAAAATTCAGCACACATCAGCTCTGAGGACAGTGATGTGCCCACCCCACTTGATGACACTTCTGAGTATGAGAGCTCTGAGGATGACAGAGGTGAACCTGACATCTCCAATCTGTCAGTTGGTGACTCTTGTCAATTTTGCGACCAAATGCAGGAGCTACCGTTACATTGGCTTGGTTGAGAACCTTGAGTTTGACGAAGTGAGTGCAAGATTTTTGAGAGGAATCCGGGGTAGCAATGGCAGTGAGAAACCCACCTTTTCTTGAAAGAAAATTATGAGGCATCTTTCCCACTGAGTGATGAGCTGATGAAGTTACCCCAACctcaaaaggctggaggagctgcaaggagggagcaacaattcatattttctttgtaaccttgataaatgtaatgttgaaaagttgtttttgttgtgcattgGTCTTGAAGCTCTAACTGTTGCATGTCTGTTAAGCTCTGGTGGTTTGTTTTCACAAGTTCAAAactgtgaaactgcttgttaacTAAATTATGTTCAAGTTTAAACTTAAAAAGTCTGGTAGCCAATTCACCCCCAGTGACTTGGACCTACTTACCCCTCACCTGGGGCAAGCTGAGCCACATGACCACTTTTTTGAGAAGTCATATTTCCAAGGCTGTTTGCCATATATACATAATTTTAGTTGATAGCAGACATCCTAAAATACAagtggatgtttttgttttacttctgtaacgacccgcgttactgtgtgtttgggcaggaagatttgtttattgtaaactgttgcattatgggaaatgttaataaagtgtgcaaccactgagGGAACTTGTGGGCAAAATAAGGGGTGGCCGTGTTTGGAAGTGTGAAAAGAAAATCTAGGAAAGATGGCTTGGTGTATAGAtcctggaaggaaggaaggaaggaaggaaggaaggaattcTCGAATTCTCGAATTCTCGAACACAGACAGAGACTAATTCCCTGtattgttctaataaaatgttcataatgaacaCTGCCTGTACATCTTTCTTCGCCCCATGCAAACCCAGGATGTCGCGCGCCGTACCTCTACTTTCTTCAGaggacaaaacagcaaaaaccgGATCATTTCACTCCGTTCTGCCTCATAGCACAACAGTTCCCTTTTTCACAAGCAGCACAAAATACCGCGGAACACCCTGTTCCAAGCGTGACGGGTCTGTTTCCTGCTGACGAGCGTTTGCGTAGCGAGGAGCGTGCCGCGAACCAATAAGAGAAGGGGAACGCTAAAGATAACGCCCCCTTGTGATTCTGAGACTCCTTATAGGCCAAGATGAGGTGTCAATTAAAACGCGACCGGCTCCTGCATGTTGTTGTTGGGTCGCAATATCTACGGACGGCGTTGAGAAGCGCGATCGATCAAGCCAAAATCGCGTAAGGTGGGTTGAGATATCCCTGtttgaaatatattatttatcgGCATTTGAGAATCTCTGACTAGATGCGGCATTTAACGTTGTCTGCTGCTGGTTTGATGCCTTAAAATAAAGGTTCGGGCAACCGTCACTTAGAGGTCAGCATCACTAGAATGATGATCTTTATTTTGGGGCAGCAGCAGGTGCGGCGTTCAATGTCACGCTGATTTTTACACATAGGTCGTACTTTACGTACGgtatgtaatatttatgttagtgtatttcagttttttaaattttattttttacacatgtGGAATATAAGGGCAGTTTCTCATGATAATTGTTtccacaattttattttactgcattacaAGTAAAAAAGGTTCCACAGAAATGCACACCTGTAAGGTAACGCTATGAGTTCATTCGTTCATGCCATAACCGCAATGTGGCATAACATATGTTCTCCATTTCCAGTCTGTGGTGTGGTGTGATCCTCCGCACATTGACAGCAGCTGCTTTCTGTTCCCAGGATGTCCAAGCGAACGCTCTTCTTGTTGAGGCACGGAGAAGGTGCCTGGAACAAGGAGAACCGCTTCTGCAGTTGGGTGGACCAGAAGCTGAGCGAGGAAGGGGTAGCCGAGGCACGGCAGTGTGGCCTCCTGCTCAAAGAGCAGGGCTATCGACTGGACGTGGTGTTCGCCTCGCTCCTGAGACGCTCTATCCAGACCGCCTGGCTGCTGACCGAGGCCATGGGTGACGAGTGGGTGCCGGTGGTCAAGTCCTGGCGGCTCAACGAACGGCATTACGGCGCGCTGATCGGGCTCAACAGGGCCGAGCTGGCACTGAACCACGGTGAAGAGCAGGTGAAGCTTTGGAGGCGGAGTTACAACATCACGCCGCCTCCTATCGATGAGTCCCACCCGTACTTCTTTGAAATATACAACGACCGCAGGTACCGCACCTGTGACATCCCTCTGGAAGAACTTCCACGTGCAGAGAGCCTGAAACAAGTGCTGGATAGACTCTTGCCCTTTTGGTACGACGTCATTGTACCAGAGATCCAGAAAGGACGGACGGTCCTGATTTCGGGTCATGGTAACAGCTGCAGAGCTCTCCTCAAACACATCGAAGGTACAGAAACACATCAGATGGCATGTGCAGAATTTCACGTTTTCTTAGTTTACCTTTAACTCATTCCtaacaaaaaaaggcaaattggATTCTGTTTGCTTGGGGTGCGCCCATAGAACGTTGCCCTGTAATGAACAGGGAAGTGTTGTAGTAGCCCACATATTGCACTTGCTGCCACCTTTGACATTTGCAGCCTCATCAGCCAAGTACTGTAAAGTGTTGACAACATGCCTGTGGGgttttgaaataataaatatacttCAGTTATCAGTTCAACCTGCATGCGCTTTTGCTCCTTAATGAAAATATGTGATATGTTCTTAAATGGGACTGCTGGATTCTCATCTTGGTCACTCCAAGTCCATAGTTTTGAACGTCTGTCTCTGTTCTGTTTCGTTTTCAACAGGGATCTCGGATGACGACATCGTTGGCGTTACTTTGCCCACTGGGGTGCCGATTTTGCTCGAACTGGACAGTGACCTTAAAGCCACGAAGCCTCATCAGCTCCTTGGGGACCAGCTGCAGATTCAGGAAGCGATTAAGAAAGTGGAGGACCAAGGCAAAGCTAAAAAACGGAATTAATCAGGTGTGCCTTTGTGCCAAGAGGTGCCGGAGTGCTTTCTTGGCGGAGAGACGGATAATCCTTTCAAACCCCCTGTTGCTTCATTACGTAACAGCAAACGGCTCATGGGATTTCTCATCGCTGATACGAAATGGGAAGAAGAGGtacactgctgctgtagtttCACAGGGTGTCTGGGGATTCATGGAGTTTACACTGCTTCGTAGCACAAGTGTGCGATTTTTTTCCAATCACTTCACTTGCTCTTAGAAGGTCCTTTGCTGTGCAGATTATGCTAGATGTGATTTGACTCAAAATATAACCGAAAATGGTTTGAACCAAGGTATCCTGACAAGAGCCGAGCTACAAAAATATTAGAGTATCACTAAACGTaagacattatttttttaaatgatagtGAGTGCTGGTACACGAGAGTTGAGAGGGTTTACATAATGTTCTAGACAGCCAAAgtagaaaacatgtttttcctgACAGTTTATAGatccacacatttttaaaagtattactTACAGTAAATTTTCTAGTCAATCTTCATTCCAgataaacattaaaatcttaaaattttgtgtgaaaatgcaatGTACATAGTCAGATAGATAAGAATGATCACTTATActaatttatacattatttacagGGTTCTAAATAGAGTTTATAGATGCACATATAAATCTTTACTTTTAGAAAGTCTAGATATATCCGTGCTCTTGCATTTTGTGTCGATTTTatatgcttttattattttcctaAAAAGTAACCACTGTGACTTTGTGGAATTGTCCTATTTTGTATTATAATGTGCCCTCATGTTTAAGTTCTCTTCCTTAATAGTGTCAGACATCAGAGCATAGCAAGGGACTTTTTACATTGTACAGGTACAAGATGTTGGAGCACTTGGACTGATATTAAGTCTAAAAAGTACTTTATAGCACAAAATCATGCTGGTGTTAATACACCTCTCTTAAAGCAGTCTTTCATTAGTACTGTAAAGATTAAAATTatcttaaatacagtatattgatgTTTTAAGTATAATAGCATATTTTCTTTAGGTGTTTGTTTTACcatgagaaaacagaaaaaacagccTTGACATAGTTACATTTTTagcattcttttattttttctgcaggGAAAAACCAACATTCAAGGCAGGGGTTCTGAACCCCCATTTCTCTGCAGTATATGCAGACTTTTGTTGGAACTAGTGACCTTCATAAATCCTAAATGtgctaatttaatttcaaaacattaatttaatttcaaatgtgcttttatttaaaaaaaaaaatagttttttatgTTTACGACAGTTATCTGCTTTAAGTGTAATATGTTTCATAATGGGGGCAAGAATAAAAGTCTGCATTCCCTGTGGTTTACAAGGTCCGGAGCTGAATACCTCTGTTCTGAAGCGCACACCTGCTGGTGTCATGTGAAGATGCTGTATAGGGAAACACTAGTCTTATGTACATTCACAATAAAGAAGCTTTTCTCTTTTGAAAACTGTGACCTTTAAAGAAATGTGTGGGCTCAAGTCCATTACGTAAGGGTTTGTACGTGAACACCACACCAACGTTTTGGTACAGGATCTTGTGCTGCACATGTGGGGCTACTTAATTTGAGTTGGTTTGAATGGAGTTCTAAAGCACTAGAATGTGAACATTTTAGCCCAGCTTTATTTCAGTAGCCAGAAGGAGGAGCTACTGCATTGTTTTAAGTCCATAAGTGGACGCCCGGCTCGCTGCTGAACCTCTTTGCCTGCTTTCGCACTGTATTCATACTAACAAAACACTTTCTGCTGGAAATTAGCATGTTTAAAGGAGCTGGTGACATTGACAACCAGTTGCACCACAAGTGATCTCATCCTTGAAATGATATATAGTTGTGCATAGAGGTGTCCAACAAGTCTTGTCTCTTTGGCACAGATGCAATGGGAGGTGCGAAGATTTCATGCAGCTGTATGTTCAGAGCCCAGGGTGTCCGCATATAAGGGGGAAGAGAGGAGCAAAGTATTCCGGGCCCCCGCCGGGTGTAGCAGCTGCAAGGCAGCAGACCCGTCACGGGTCGCAAACCAGTGGAAGGATGTGATTGTGAGATGCTCTGTCCTGTTCTCCCTTACATACAGATCCACATTTTCTCAAGAGGGAACTGCAGCTGAAGTAGGATAACATGTCTTGAAAAGCACATTTAGGGAGGAGATAGTTCTTCACTATGTGTGGTGTTGAGTCCAACTTGTAACAGGTTGGTTGTTGAAAGGGCACATGTCTGTGCTACAGCAACTGCCCCTTTGACTTTTTTTACTCTATTAGATCTGTTACCATAGtcatatatcacacacacacacacacacacactttctgaaccgcttgtcccatacagggtcgcggggaaccggagcctaacctggcaactcagggcgcaaggctggagggtgaggggacacacccaggacgggatgccagtctgtcacaaggcaccccaagcgggactcgaaccccagacccaccggagagcaggacccggtccggtccaacccaacccaacccaacccaacccaacccaacccactgcgccaccgcacccccattagtCATATATCATTTATGCTCATTTTTAAGTGACATTTGCATGGCTAACAGCGTACTTGCCGTATGGTATTTTGGTGGAAGTACCTGTTTGCGTAAGGCTTACAAAACCCGGAGCCCCAACCGGAAAAATCGGACGACATTTTTACCAGATGCCTGTGGTTTCATCATCCAATAGTGAAACAGTAGGCACCAGGTCACTGATCTTCATAAATCATTGTATTATTATGGGATATAAACGCTCAGACTGGGACACAAAGTTCTCGAAGCCTAACCTCGGCGAAGTGTCTTCCGTATAATTTGGCCGGAGGATTCAGTCGGGTGGTGGGTAACAGTCTCACAAAGATGCAGGAACCACCTTCCTGTATCTATTTTATCAACGGTTTCGACCagttttttgttataaatttaCCACTCCAGAAATAAAGGTTAGTGACCCTGTAAGTTGCGTTCTGCTCATAAAACCGCATGCGGATACTCCGCTTTCAGACTGTAGTATCCGGCAGCTTCCCGCACACCGTTTCTAAGCATAAGTAGGTTCGTCCTACTTTGTGAGTCCCACGAAAATCTCGTGTTGAGCTCAGGTCTCTTTGTGCCGCAATGATGGCtctgtgttgggtttgtttttgGAAGGTGCCTGCTGAAGGCCGCCGTTGTTGCCGACTGAAGCCGGTCCTTTCAAACATGTCACGATGGAATGAAGCGAAGGTGCAGGGGTCTCCTTCGAGCTGTTAGCTTTTCGCATCTGGTGCGTTTCACTGCCAAAGTGTGCTGTTTTTGCAGGTGCGATATTAGCCTCCGTATAGAAACGGGCGAGTGcgggtgtgtgtatttttccccaCTATGTCACTCTTTGTGAATTCCTCATCCATCACCAAAATGAgacctgaaaaatgttaaaattccCAAATGAAAGAAAGACCTTCCAGATTAAACCTTTAAAATGACCTTCCTGAGTTCTGCCGTTATGCTTATCATTTGTATAGAGAAAATCCCTATAGAGAGTTATGGAGGATTCAGTGTCCTAAAGGGAAAATATCAGAGTGAATTGGGGTAAAACGCAGTAATCTAagtcttttttacatttacatttattaatttagcagacgcttttctccaaagcgacgtaaatctcagagaaaatacaatttgtgcattacattaggagaaagagttgacatagctgcagacatgtgactcttaagtaaacctagtttattactttccacttgatgcaccgatgttcatcgatcgagtaggtgcataaaccgcaggatagatgaatcctgataaccttcctactaaattttttttttttaatttattataaggtacacaaacatttacatacaatacaggagtagtggctccgcgtaaaggcttatctgggcatgatcataaagttacgttgcatgaacatttacaccatacatgagctggagagatcttgggcgaagtgagtccggaaatgGTGAATGTTCAGACCcctcttgaatgtagacagagtttcagcagttctgagtgacggggggaggtcattccaccacaacggagccagaaccgagaacctccgcgctttacttttttttgtcatcatgGTCTCTTTACCTTGCATGACTTTGTACaacagtttatacagctggatgtctACTAGAAAGTGATGTCGAGTACCTACCTAGCGCCAAGTGTAATAAGCCGGTGACCTTCACGGGATGTGAACCTACAACCTGCGTGAAATCTGACGTACAAAATAACTTCATATTACATAGCCTGCGTTGGTATTTTATTAACTGTTTGCGATCCCTTTGACACCCTCACAGATAGCGTTAACGAAGACCTGCTCcgtcattgttttttttctccggGATGCGCGTCGCTTCGGCGAAAAGCGTCCGCTGAGGGAAAAAACGTAAACGTTTCCAGCCGAACAACGAGTTGTCCCCCCCCCAACGCGCACAAAAGTTTCCTTATTTGTGCCCCAACACAACCGCAGCAAAGACACAACAGTCGACTCCGCTGTACTTAGATGGTGTCGGAGCCCTTCCCCGTGAGCCGATAACAACCAACCAGCTTAAGCGCCATTACAAGGCCGCTGTGTTTACATAGGAGCTTCTTTCCCTAAACACGGCTGATTGCCACAGGCACCCCGCGCACACCGCTCACCAAACATGTCCAAAGGGGATATCTAAGGCCCCATTTGAATGAGGCGACGGTCCTCCTAAGATAA
Above is a genomic segment from Scleropages formosus chromosome 2, fSclFor1.1, whole genome shotgun sequence containing:
- the LOC108931367 gene encoding bisphosphoglycerate mutase-like, translated to MSKRTLFLLRHGEGAWNKENRFCSWVDQKLSEEGVAEARQCGLLLKEQGYRLDVVFASLLRRSIQTAWLLTEAMGDEWVPVVKSWRLNERHYGALIGLNRAELALNHGEEQVKLWRRSYNITPPPIDESHPYFFEIYNDRRYRTCDIPLEELPRAESLKQVLDRLLPFWYDVIVPEIQKGRTVLISGHGNSCRALLKHIEGISDDDIVGVTLPTGVPILLELDSDLKATKPHQLLGDQLQIQEAIKKVEDQGKAKKRN